A DNA window from Methylocystis heyeri contains the following coding sequences:
- a CDS encoding O-antigen ligase family protein: MTAPSSDRGAARGAALVFDYQKLVDAAVWIFVASGAIALIEPSPYDFASLVAIPLWFLGGFALHRSFMLFAAMMILYTIVGFLALIPYWHVADSAMYQYQSAYLTLTALFFAAFIGDRTLERAEVVLSGFAAGALVAASAGIIGYFDIGGTGATFATWGRAAGTFKDPNVLGSFLILAVLYLAQKLMFGLARRAVATTVTLCVVIAGIFLSFSRGSWGATIFSVSFMAISAYATSDDRRLKRRIATAALTAVVIGALVVLALLSTESTRALFLQRATVTQDYDEGATGRFGNQARSIPMLLERFWGFGPLRFRTVFDLEPHNSYIGAFANDGWLGGFLFVLLVGTTVFVGVRLMFAPSPFRRHAQVFVPTLIAFFLQAFQIDIDHWRHVLMMLGVVWGLEAGRQKWEARRELTSRDGSNLSAEALKSPMQIRS; encoded by the coding sequence GTGACGGCGCCGAGCTCAGATCGAGGGGCGGCTCGGGGCGCAGCCCTCGTTTTCGACTATCAGAAGCTGGTCGACGCCGCCGTATGGATTTTCGTGGCCAGCGGCGCGATCGCGCTGATCGAGCCGTCGCCCTATGATTTTGCTTCGCTGGTCGCGATTCCCTTGTGGTTCCTGGGCGGCTTCGCGCTGCACAGGAGCTTCATGCTCTTCGCGGCCATGATGATCCTCTACACGATCGTCGGCTTCCTCGCGCTGATACCCTACTGGCATGTCGCCGACTCCGCGATGTATCAGTACCAGTCGGCCTATCTGACCCTCACCGCGCTGTTTTTCGCGGCCTTCATCGGCGACCGCACCCTGGAACGCGCGGAAGTCGTGCTGTCCGGCTTCGCGGCGGGGGCGCTGGTCGCGGCGAGCGCGGGCATCATCGGCTATTTCGACATAGGCGGGACGGGCGCCACATTCGCCACCTGGGGCCGGGCGGCCGGCACCTTCAAGGATCCCAACGTGCTGGGATCCTTTCTCATTCTTGCGGTGCTTTACCTCGCCCAGAAGCTGATGTTCGGCCTCGCGCGGCGCGCCGTCGCGACCACCGTCACGCTCTGCGTCGTCATCGCCGGAATCTTCCTGTCCTTTTCGCGCGGCTCCTGGGGAGCGACGATCTTCTCTGTAAGCTTCATGGCGATCTCGGCTTACGCCACCTCGGACGACAGGCGGCTGAAACGACGCATAGCTACGGCCGCCCTGACCGCCGTCGTCATAGGCGCTCTGGTGGTTCTGGCCCTGCTTTCCACGGAATCGACCCGCGCCTTGTTCCTGCAGCGCGCGACCGTCACTCAGGATTACGACGAGGGAGCGACCGGCCGTTTCGGCAACCAGGCGCGCTCCATTCCCATGCTGCTCGAACGTTTCTGGGGTTTCGGTCCCCTGCGCTTCCGCACGGTTTTCGATCTGGAGCCGCATAATTCCTACATCGGCGCCTTCGCCAACGACGGTTGGCTGGGCGGCTTCCTGTTCGTGCTGCTGGTGGGAACGACCGTCTTCGTCGGCGTTCGCTTGATGTTCGCCCCCTCTCCCTTCCGGCGCCATGCCCAGGTTTTCGTTCCGACGCTGATCGCCTTTTTCCTTCAGGCGTTTCAGATCGACATCGATCACTGGCGCCATGTGCTGATGATGCTCGGCGTGGTCTGGGGCCTCGAGGCGGGGCGGCAGAAATGGGAAGCGAGACGTGAATTGACATCGCGGGATGGCTCCAACCTCTCGGCCGAGGCCCTGAAATCGCCCATGCAAATCCGGTCCTGA
- a CDS encoding glycosyltransferase family 4 protein yields MAEPASRDKSIGAGPLRIVHVLRAPVGGLFRHVRDLAGEQVARGHQVGLIVDSLTGGGRAVEQLAALAPGLALGVLRLPMHRPPHIADLGALLAVTRRLAALEPDVVHGHGSKGGLFARLAPSSGVRAYTPHGGSLNYNPGSMEHRVFMLAEQILARRTDVLLFESAFIAGRYETFVGKPRGLARIVRNGIAPEEFEPVALNDDAAELLYVGEFRFAKGLDTLIEALGLLKQTAQLTPRLILVGDGPEKHALGPRAEAAGVGAQLAIKPPMSAREAFAQGRILVVPSRFESLPYIVLEAVGAHKPIVATRVGGMAEIFGPYADRLIPSGQAETLCAALKDALEEHPVLQSARAAQLAAQASTRFSLQGMVDGIMAGYLAAMAARHRA; encoded by the coding sequence GTGGCCGAACCCGCTTCTCGCGACAAATCCATCGGCGCCGGGCCGCTGAGGATCGTTCATGTGCTGCGCGCGCCCGTCGGTGGGCTGTTCCGCCATGTCCGCGATCTTGCCGGCGAACAGGTCGCCCGCGGCCATCAGGTGGGCCTCATCGTCGATTCCCTGACCGGCGGCGGGCGCGCGGTCGAGCAACTCGCCGCTCTGGCGCCGGGGCTGGCGTTGGGCGTGCTGCGGCTGCCGATGCATCGGCCGCCGCATATCGCCGATCTCGGCGCCTTGCTGGCGGTGACGCGGCGGCTGGCGGCGCTCGAGCCGGATGTCGTTCACGGGCATGGCTCGAAGGGCGGACTGTTCGCGCGCCTCGCGCCTTCCTCCGGCGTGCGCGCCTATACGCCGCACGGAGGAAGCCTGAACTACAATCCGGGCTCGATGGAGCATCGCGTCTTCATGCTGGCCGAGCAAATCCTGGCCCGGCGCACCGATGTGCTTCTGTTTGAAAGCGCCTTCATCGCAGGCCGCTACGAGACCTTCGTCGGGAAGCCGCGCGGTCTTGCTCGGATCGTGCGCAACGGCATCGCCCCCGAAGAGTTCGAGCCGGTGGCTTTGAACGATGACGCCGCCGAATTGCTTTATGTCGGCGAATTCCGTTTCGCCAAGGGCCTCGACACGCTCATCGAGGCTCTGGGATTGCTGAAGCAGACGGCGCAGCTCACGCCGAGGCTCATCCTCGTCGGCGACGGCCCCGAAAAACATGCGCTCGGCCCACGCGCCGAAGCGGCGGGGGTCGGGGCGCAACTGGCCATCAAGCCGCCCATGTCGGCGCGAGAGGCTTTCGCGCAGGGGCGCATTCTGGTCGTCCCCAGCCGCTTCGAATCCTTGCCCTACATCGTGCTGGAAGCCGTGGGAGCGCATAAGCCGATCGTCGCGACGCGCGTCGGTGGAATGGCGGAAATTTTCGGGCCCTATGCCGATCGGCTCATTCCGAGCGGCCAAGCGGAGACGCTCTGTGCGGCGCTGAAAGACGCGCTCGAGGAACATCCCGTGCTTCAAAGCGCCAGAGCGGCGCAGCTCGCCGCCCAGGCGTCGACGCGCTTCTCGCTTCAAGGCATGGTCGACGGGATTATGGCCGGCTATCTTGCGGCTATGGCGGCGAGGCATCGCGCGTGA
- the clpA gene encoding ATP-dependent Clp protease ATP-binding subunit ClpA, translated as MPAFSRNLKQTLDRALASARERRHEYATLEHLLLSLIDDSDASAVLRACSVDLDLLSKNLREYIDRELDNLVNDDAEECKPTAGFQRVVQRAIISVQSSGREDVSGANVLVALFAERESHAVYFLQEQDMTRYDAVNYISHGIAKRIGLADSSRSPRGAEEDSERGETREGRDGDQRKKEGALDAYCINLNKKARDGAIDPLIGRESEVLRTIQVLCRRQKNNPLLVGDPGVGKTAIAEGLARKIVRGEVPEVLSGATVFALDMGTLLAGTRYRGDFEERLKQVVKEIEQHKNAILFIDEIHTVIGAGATSGGAMDASNLLKPALAQGALRCIGSTTYKEYRQYFEKDRALVRRFQKIDVNEPSIPDAIEIIKGLKPYFEEFHKIRYTGEAVKAAVELSARYIHDRKLPDKAIDVIDESGAAQMLLGENKRKKTIGIKEIEATIATMARIPPKSVSKDDTEVLAHLDETLKRVVYGQDKAVGALTSAIKLARAGLRDPEKPIGCYLFSGPTGVGKTEAARQLSVSLGIELVRFDMSEYMERHTVSRLIGAPPGYVGFDQGGLLTDAIDQHPHCVLLLDEIEKAHPDLYNILLQVMDHGKLTDHNGKTIDFRNVILIMTTNAGAADLARTPIGFTRSKQHRDDSEAINRLFAPEFRNRLDAIVPFGHLPPEVIARVVDKFIMQLETQLADRNVTIDLSDEARAWLVEHGYDEAMGARPMSRVIHNHIKTPLADEVLFGRLKNGGAVHVVVVGGDNGEKTLGFVYPEGPVLPRPERDIIEAGKKRSQEGEPRAERKDPALEGEPEIEAEAGGGAPRSVPDAPLQN; from the coding sequence ATGCCGGCATTCTCGCGCAATCTTAAGCAGACCCTGGACAGGGCCTTGGCCTCGGCGCGGGAGCGTCGTCACGAATATGCGACCCTGGAGCATCTCCTGCTCAGCCTCATCGACGACAGCGACGCCAGCGCCGTGCTGCGCGCCTGTTCCGTCGATCTGGACCTCTTATCGAAGAACCTGCGGGAGTACATCGACCGCGAGCTCGACAACCTCGTGAACGACGACGCCGAGGAGTGCAAGCCCACCGCGGGCTTCCAGCGCGTGGTCCAGCGCGCGATCATCAGCGTTCAATCCTCCGGGCGCGAGGACGTCAGCGGCGCCAATGTGCTGGTGGCCCTGTTCGCCGAGCGCGAGAGCCACGCGGTCTACTTCCTGCAGGAGCAGGACATGACCCGCTACGACGCGGTCAACTACATCAGCCACGGCATAGCCAAGCGGATCGGCCTCGCGGATTCGTCCCGCTCCCCGCGCGGCGCCGAGGAGGACTCCGAACGCGGCGAGACCCGCGAGGGCCGCGACGGCGACCAGCGCAAGAAGGAAGGCGCGCTCGACGCCTATTGCATCAATCTCAACAAGAAGGCGCGCGACGGCGCGATCGATCCGCTGATCGGGCGTGAATCCGAGGTTCTGAGAACCATACAGGTTCTCTGCCGCCGCCAGAAAAACAACCCGCTGCTCGTGGGCGACCCTGGCGTCGGCAAGACCGCGATCGCAGAAGGCCTCGCGCGGAAGATCGTGCGCGGCGAGGTGCCCGAAGTGCTTTCGGGCGCGACCGTTTTTGCGCTGGACATGGGCACGCTGCTCGCCGGCACCCGTTATCGCGGCGATTTCGAGGAGCGCCTCAAGCAGGTCGTCAAAGAAATCGAGCAGCACAAGAACGCGATATTGTTCATAGACGAGATCCACACCGTGATCGGCGCAGGCGCGACCTCGGGCGGCGCCATGGACGCGTCCAATCTGCTGAAGCCCGCGCTGGCGCAAGGCGCCCTGCGCTGCATCGGCTCCACCACCTACAAGGAATACCGCCAGTATTTCGAGAAGGACCGCGCTCTCGTCCGCCGGTTCCAGAAGATCGACGTCAACGAGCCTTCGATCCCCGACGCCATCGAGATCATCAAGGGCCTCAAGCCCTATTTCGAGGAATTCCACAAGATCCGCTACACCGGCGAGGCCGTGAAGGCGGCGGTCGAGCTGTCGGCGCGCTACATCCACGACCGCAAGCTGCCCGACAAGGCCATCGACGTCATCGACGAGAGCGGCGCCGCCCAGATGCTGCTCGGGGAGAACAAGCGCAAAAAAACCATCGGCATCAAGGAAATCGAGGCGACGATCGCCACCATGGCGCGGATCCCGCCCAAGAGCGTGTCCAAGGACGACACCGAGGTGCTGGCGCATCTCGACGAGACCCTGAAACGCGTCGTCTATGGACAGGACAAGGCTGTCGGCGCTCTCACCTCGGCGATCAAGCTGGCCCGCGCCGGCCTGCGCGATCCCGAAAAACCGATCGGCTGCTATCTGTTCTCGGGGCCCACCGGCGTCGGCAAAACCGAAGCGGCCCGCCAGCTTTCGGTGTCGCTCGGCATAGAGCTGGTCCGCTTCGACATGTCGGAATATATGGAGCGCCATACCGTCAGCCGCCTGATCGGCGCTCCGCCCGGCTATGTCGGCTTCGACCAGGGCGGGTTGCTGACCGACGCCATCGACCAGCATCCCCATTGCGTACTGCTTCTCGACGAGATCGAAAAGGCCCATCCGGACCTTTACAACATCCTGCTGCAGGTGATGGACCACGGCAAGCTGACGGACCACAACGGAAAGACCATAGATTTCCGCAATGTGATCCTCATCATGACCACCAATGCCGGCGCGGCCGATCTTGCCCGCACGCCGATCGGCTTCACCCGCTCGAAGCAGCACCGCGACGATAGCGAGGCGATCAACCGCCTGTTCGCTCCCGAATTCCGCAACCGCCTCGACGCGATCGTGCCCTTCGGCCATCTGCCGCCCGAGGTCATCGCCCGCGTGGTGGACAAGTTCATCATGCAACTCGAGACTCAGCTCGCGGACCGCAATGTGACGATCGACCTTTCGGACGAAGCGCGCGCATGGCTGGTCGAGCACGGCTACGACGAGGCGATGGGCGCGCGGCCGATGTCGCGCGTGATCCACAACCACATCAAGACGCCGCTCGCCGACGAGGTTCTCTTCGGCCGACTGAAGAACGGCGGCGCGGTGCATGTGGTCGTGGTGGGCGGAGACAACGGCGAGAAAACCCTCGGCTTCGTCTACCCGGAAGGCCCTGTGCTGCCGCGCCCGGAGCGCGACATCATCGAGGCGGGAAAGAAAAGATCGCAAGAGGGCGAGCCCCGCGCAGAGCGCAAGGACCCCGCGCTCGAGGGCGAGCCGGAAATCGAAGCGGAGGCCGGAGGAGGCGCGCCGCGCAGCGTGCCGGACGCGCCGCTGCAAAACTGA
- the clpS gene encoding ATP-dependent Clp protease adapter ClpS: MDLRCAKEPRKGVGEGGGSGSGTALITRTQAQTRRPHMYRVLLLNDDYTTQEFVIVVLRKYFNKSVEEATRIMLHVHNHGVGECGVYTYEVAETKVTQVMDFARKHQHPLQCIMEKK, from the coding sequence ACCGAGGAAAGGCGTTGGAGAAGGCGGCGGATCGGGTTCGGGCACGGCCCTCATCACGCGGACGCAGGCGCAGACGCGCCGCCCTCACATGTATCGGGTTTTATTGCTCAACGACGACTACACCACGCAAGAGTTCGTCATTGTGGTCCTGCGGAAATATTTCAACAAATCCGTCGAGGAAGCCACGCGCATAATGCTCCACGTCCACAATCATGGTGTCGGCGAATGCGGCGTCTACACCTATGAGGTCGCGGAGACCAAGGTCACGCAAGTCATGGATTTCGCCCGCAAGCATCAGCATCCGCTGCAGTGCATCATGGAAAAAAAGTAG